A stretch of Synechococcus sp. MIT S9220 DNA encodes these proteins:
- a CDS encoding DUF4359 domain-containing protein, which produces MSSPRWRWPSATVAAAVLVVAGSCVALFVTNPTRDDYQDFAGETLVTLATKEVCERQTLPMVLRLWISDCPRLIADQEPALALLADQFTRRWNLGLASVYVTTVGGQNLLPALRLPRYSVTSLGLAGQFWVLNAHSDAGKLE; this is translated from the coding sequence ATGTCTTCGCCTCGTTGGCGCTGGCCTTCAGCAACGGTGGCTGCAGCTGTGCTGGTGGTGGCAGGAAGCTGTGTTGCTCTGTTCGTGACCAATCCCACCAGGGACGATTACCAGGACTTTGCCGGGGAAACATTGGTGACTCTGGCCACCAAGGAGGTCTGTGAGCGTCAGACCTTGCCGATGGTGCTGCGGCTTTGGATCAGTGATTGTCCTCGCTTGATCGCCGATCAAGAGCCGGCGCTGGCCTTGCTGGCCGACCAGTTCACCCGTCGCTGGAACCTCGGGCTGGCCAGTGTGTATGTCACGACTGTGGGGGGTCAGAACCTCTTGCCCGCCTTGCGATTGCCGCGCTACTCCGTGACCAGCCTCGGACTTGCAGGCCAGTTTTGGGTGCTCAACGCTCATTCGGATGCCGGCAAGCTCGAATGA
- a CDS encoding aspartate aminotransferase family protein — translation MVEPAPVPPSDAVMGTYNRFALSLQRGKGCWVWDDKSRRHLDAVAGIATCTLGHSNRAMRKALTGQLRKLQHVSNLYRIPEQEALAKWLVNNSCADSVFFCNSGAEANEAAIKLARKHGHLRRGIERPVIITAAASFHGRTLAAVSATGQPRYHQGFEPMVEGFEFFRYNDLADFEQLLERLEQNGPRVAAVLIEPLQGEGGVNPGDPEVMQAIREHCDQRNILLIFDEVQVGMGRTGTLWGYEQLGVRPDALTLAKGLGGGHAVGALMVRHNADLFEPGDHASTFGGNPFACQACLTVASEIERRNLLRNVRERGAQLHEGLNRLVDHFPNCLEGSRGWGLLQGLVFKEDCGITAVDVVKAALEEQLLVVPAGAQVVRMVPALVINAREIQVLLTRLERALNRVS, via the coding sequence ATGGTGGAGCCAGCGCCAGTGCCCCCTTCCGATGCGGTGATGGGTACCTACAACCGCTTCGCGCTCTCCCTCCAGCGCGGCAAGGGTTGTTGGGTCTGGGATGACAAAAGCCGTCGCCACCTCGATGCCGTTGCCGGCATTGCCACCTGCACTCTGGGGCACAGCAACAGAGCGATGCGCAAGGCTCTCACCGGGCAGCTGCGCAAGCTGCAGCACGTTTCCAATCTCTACCGAATTCCAGAGCAGGAAGCGCTGGCCAAGTGGCTGGTGAATAACAGCTGCGCAGACAGTGTGTTTTTCTGCAATTCAGGGGCTGAAGCCAACGAAGCGGCGATCAAACTGGCCCGCAAACATGGTCATCTGCGCCGGGGAATTGAACGGCCGGTGATCATCACTGCTGCGGCCAGCTTCCATGGACGCACGCTGGCCGCGGTCAGCGCCACAGGACAACCCAGATACCACCAAGGTTTTGAACCCATGGTGGAAGGCTTCGAATTCTTCCGATACAACGATCTCGCGGATTTCGAACAGCTGCTCGAGCGCCTGGAACAGAACGGTCCACGCGTGGCCGCGGTGCTGATCGAGCCTCTTCAAGGCGAAGGAGGCGTGAATCCCGGTGATCCCGAGGTGATGCAGGCGATCCGTGAGCACTGCGATCAACGCAACATCCTGCTGATCTTCGATGAAGTGCAGGTGGGGATGGGCCGCACCGGCACGCTCTGGGGTTATGAGCAGCTCGGTGTTCGTCCCGATGCCCTCACCCTGGCCAAAGGCCTAGGAGGCGGACATGCCGTCGGCGCGCTGATGGTGCGCCACAACGCTGATCTTTTTGAACCGGGCGACCACGCCAGCACCTTCGGCGGCAACCCTTTCGCTTGCCAGGCTTGTCTGACGGTGGCCAGCGAAATCGAAAGGCGCAATCTGCTGCGCAATGTGCGCGAGCGGGGCGCCCAGCTGCATGAGGGACTCAACAGGCTCGTGGACCATTTCCCCAATTGTTTAGAGGGATCGCGTGGTTGGGGGCTGCTTCAGGGCCTGGTCTTCAAGGAAGACTGCGGGATCACTGCGGTGGACGTTGTGAAAGCAGCTCTGGAGGAGCAGTTGCTGGTGGTGCCCGCCGGTGCTCAGGTGGTGCGAATGGTGCCCGCTCTGGTGATCAATGCCCGAGAGATCCAGGTCCTCCTCACACGCCTGGAACGCGCCCTGAACCGTGTGAGCTGA
- a CDS encoding amidohydrolase family protein gives MSTAGFSLASGELRARCPRSLLDLGSDPSPTADVDGLIPVVLSWSGSRIQSVKATSEATGLVLPRLVEPHAHLDKAFSWNEYPNPAGTYSGALAANFREHETRSAERVQQRAERALQLAWDHGLRAVRSHIDSLGPGADCSWEVLSALRARWRERIELQLVALVPVEHWSTPEGEHLAAEVAQAQGVIGGVLAPPCRGRATRQALRRLLELADQHGCPVDLHIDEAASHPAAGVRQLLRVLESMSLSVPVTCSHASSLSLLSAGSLQRLATRMARQNLQVVALPLTNGWLLGHRDNETPLRRPLAPIRQLQRAGVSVAVGGDNVQDPWFPGGRLDPLALIAMCLPLAQLAPWDDHGMKPFGTDAARLMGLAWDGCLRAGAPADLIHLPEAGWPELLAMACPRRVLAGGHWVQDWS, from the coding sequence ATGAGCACAGCAGGGTTTTCGTTGGCATCCGGTGAGCTAAGAGCACGTTGTCCGCGCTCTTTGCTCGATCTGGGCTCTGATCCGTCGCCAACGGCTGATGTGGATGGGCTGATTCCCGTGGTCCTGTCCTGGTCTGGCAGCAGGATCCAGTCGGTGAAAGCCACATCGGAGGCCACGGGGCTGGTGCTACCCCGACTGGTGGAACCCCATGCCCATCTGGATAAGGCGTTCTCCTGGAACGAGTACCCCAATCCAGCTGGGACTTATTCAGGAGCCTTGGCGGCCAACTTCAGGGAACACGAGACCCGCTCGGCCGAGCGGGTTCAGCAGCGTGCGGAACGTGCTTTGCAACTGGCTTGGGACCATGGCCTGAGGGCCGTGCGCAGTCACATCGACAGCCTCGGGCCTGGTGCGGACTGCAGCTGGGAGGTGTTGTCGGCTCTGAGAGCTCGGTGGCGTGAGCGCATCGAGCTGCAACTTGTTGCGCTGGTGCCAGTGGAGCACTGGTCGACGCCAGAGGGTGAACACCTGGCGGCTGAGGTGGCCCAGGCCCAGGGCGTGATCGGCGGTGTTCTTGCTCCTCCCTGTCGAGGTCGAGCGACGCGCCAGGCCCTGCGCCGACTGCTGGAGCTTGCCGATCAACATGGCTGCCCTGTGGATCTGCATATCGATGAAGCGGCCTCCCATCCGGCGGCTGGGGTGCGACAGCTGCTGCGTGTGCTCGAGAGCATGAGCCTGTCTGTTCCTGTCACTTGCAGCCATGCCAGCAGCCTGTCGCTGCTGTCAGCGGGTTCATTGCAGCGGTTAGCTACCCGTATGGCCCGTCAGAACCTGCAGGTGGTGGCGTTGCCGCTCACCAATGGCTGGTTGCTGGGTCATCGAGACAACGAGACGCCTTTGCGCCGGCCGTTGGCACCGATTCGGCAGCTGCAGCGCGCAGGTGTTTCCGTCGCTGTGGGTGGTGACAACGTTCAAGATCCCTGGTTCCCAGGAGGGCGGCTCGATCCTCTGGCTCTGATCGCCATGTGTCTCCCCCTGGCCCAACTTGCCCCCTGGGATGACCATGGGATGAAGCCGTTCGGCACCGATGCGGCTCGGCTGATGGGCCTTGCCTGGGACGGGTGCCTGCGGGCCGGAGCACCGGCGGATCTGATTCATCTGCCCGAGGCTGGCTGGCCTGAGTTGCTGGCGATGGCTTGTCCACGCCGGGTTCTTGCCGGTGGACATTGGGTGCAGGATTGGTCGTAA
- a CDS encoding DUF1611 domain-containing protein, translating to MPLVLMQHGGLASLTGKTGLAMLRHRPGPIVAVIDPEHAGERLDHVTGIARPVPLVRDLAEALPYGPTVAVVGLAPSGGGLPDAMRTDVLAALDAGLSIASGLHSYLNDDQELQAALQPGCWIWDLRREPAGLGVGKARAAALPCQRILAVGTDMAVGKMSACLAVHEAATRAGVPSAFVGTGQAGILISGQGVPLDAVRVDFAAGAVEAAVLSAAKTLPPKGLLLVEGQGSLCHPGSTATLPLLRGSQPTALMMVHRAQQSTIDRLPDIPLPSLEELVVICEALAAIGRPAGSPAAPRVRALALNTARLDDQQALKVVEQVGERLGIVCRDPIRHGADDLLQALMSPETEHLFKG from the coding sequence ATGCCTCTGGTGCTGATGCAGCACGGGGGGTTGGCGTCGCTCACTGGCAAGACCGGATTGGCGATGCTTCGCCATCGACCTGGTCCGATCGTGGCTGTGATTGATCCTGAGCATGCTGGAGAGCGGCTGGACCATGTCACAGGCATTGCCAGGCCAGTGCCCTTGGTGCGCGATCTGGCGGAGGCGCTCCCCTACGGACCAACGGTTGCTGTCGTTGGTCTGGCGCCATCAGGAGGGGGTTTGCCCGACGCTATGCGGACCGATGTGTTGGCGGCACTCGATGCCGGCCTGTCTATCGCCAGTGGTCTGCACAGCTATCTGAACGATGACCAGGAGCTGCAAGCAGCGTTGCAACCCGGTTGCTGGATCTGGGACCTGCGCCGTGAGCCGGCCGGACTCGGCGTGGGCAAAGCTCGCGCTGCGGCGCTCCCCTGTCAGCGCATTTTGGCCGTGGGAACGGACATGGCTGTCGGCAAGATGAGCGCCTGTTTGGCTGTGCACGAGGCCGCCACTCGGGCAGGAGTTCCCTCCGCTTTCGTGGGGACCGGTCAGGCAGGGATCCTGATCAGTGGCCAGGGGGTCCCTCTGGATGCGGTTCGGGTTGATTTCGCTGCTGGTGCTGTGGAAGCCGCGGTGCTGTCAGCGGCGAAAACTCTGCCGCCCAAGGGTCTGCTGCTCGTGGAGGGTCAGGGATCGCTCTGCCATCCCGGTTCCACGGCCACCCTGCCCTTATTGAGGGGAAGTCAGCCAACGGCGCTGATGATGGTGCATCGCGCTCAGCAGTCCACGATTGATCGGCTGCCGGACATCCCGCTGCCTTCTCTGGAGGAGCTGGTGGTGATCTGCGAAGCGCTAGCAGCGATCGGCCGCCCTGCCGGCAGCCCTGCCGCTCCCAGGGTGCGGGCATTGGCACTGAACACAGCCCGGCTGGATGATCAGCAGGCGTTGAAGGTTGTCGAGCAGGTGGGCGAGCGTCTCGGGATTGTTTGCAGGGATCCCATCCGGCATGGAGCCGATGATCTGCTTCAGGCATTGATGAGCCCTGAAACAGAACACCTGTTCAAAGGTTGA
- a CDS encoding pentapeptide repeat-containing protein: MKSLLKVLAALTLVMTWLTPLTVLALDTSAGVGLQDRALFQDRVDYTLTNQSDADFHDQQLTNTSFAGAVGRGADFSGANLHGAIFTQGAFAEADFHGADLSDSLMDRADFTRTDLRDALLIGVIAAGSSFAGADVEGADFSDALLDRDDQRRLCQVAEGVNSSTGVSTRDSLNC, encoded by the coding sequence ATGAAATCGCTGCTGAAGGTGCTTGCCGCACTCACCCTGGTGATGACCTGGCTGACGCCGTTGACTGTTCTGGCCCTCGATACCTCTGCTGGGGTGGGACTTCAGGACAGGGCTCTGTTTCAAGACCGAGTGGATTACACACTCACCAATCAGAGCGATGCTGACTTTCACGACCAGCAACTCACCAACACCTCCTTCGCAGGCGCCGTGGGACGCGGCGCTGATTTCAGCGGAGCCAACCTGCATGGGGCGATCTTCACGCAGGGAGCTTTTGCAGAGGCTGATTTTCATGGAGCCGATCTCAGCGATTCGCTGATGGACCGGGCCGACTTCACGCGCACGGATCTGCGCGATGCTCTGCTGATCGGTGTGATCGCTGCCGGCAGCAGTTTTGCAGGAGCCGATGTGGAGGGCGCTGACTTCAGCGACGCGCTGCTGGACCGGGATGATCAGCGCCGGCTCTGCCAGGTTGCTGAAGGCGTCAATTCCAGCACGGGTGTCTCCACCCGCGACAGCCTCAACTGCTGA
- a CDS encoding folylpolyglutamate synthase/dihydrofolate synthase family protein: protein MDLSLDRMMIALEHLHQPARSIPAVQVVGTNGKGSIACLIHYGLMAAGLCSGLTTSPHLVSWCERIRVNNQLISITALRQTLEQLQPLTEQCRLTPFEQLICSALIHFEAQRPDWLVLEAGLGGRLDATTAHSWRPLIAVASIGMDHREHLGPSLQAIAAEKAAAIGEGAHVISATQEPEVSAVLEQRVNEVQGTLQWVDALDESWNLGLSGALQKRNGAVAAAALQWMSTRNEVISSRAIREGFAAARWPGRLQWMRWRGMRLRVDGAHNPPAAIELARERCGWSSAGSRQIWILAIQAQKQAPEMLQQLLGPLDEAWIVPVPGHRSWSLGQLKPALPLQAQQLKSAETALDALNQLLDQGWPASAPVIAGSLYLIGQLMENGTLEAE from the coding sequence ATGGACCTGTCGCTGGACAGGATGATGATCGCTCTGGAGCATCTACATCAACCGGCTCGGTCGATTCCTGCCGTTCAGGTCGTCGGCACCAATGGCAAGGGGTCCATCGCCTGCCTCATCCACTACGGATTGATGGCAGCCGGTTTGTGCTCAGGCCTCACCACATCGCCCCATCTGGTGAGTTGGTGTGAACGCATCCGCGTCAACAACCAGTTGATCTCGATCACGGCCTTGCGTCAGACGCTCGAGCAGTTGCAACCACTGACCGAACAATGCCGCCTCACTCCATTCGAGCAACTGATCTGCAGCGCGCTGATTCACTTCGAAGCCCAGAGGCCCGACTGGCTCGTTCTGGAAGCAGGACTGGGAGGCCGACTGGATGCCACCACAGCCCACAGTTGGCGGCCTCTGATCGCAGTGGCGTCGATCGGCATGGACCATCGCGAGCATCTGGGCCCCAGCCTTCAAGCCATTGCAGCAGAGAAAGCCGCAGCCATTGGTGAGGGTGCCCATGTGATCAGTGCAACCCAAGAACCCGAGGTATCTGCGGTGCTCGAGCAACGAGTCAACGAGGTGCAAGGCACCCTGCAGTGGGTCGATGCACTGGATGAAAGCTGGAACCTGGGTCTTTCAGGGGCCTTGCAGAAACGCAATGGGGCCGTTGCTGCAGCTGCACTGCAGTGGATGAGCACACGCAATGAGGTGATCTCAAGCCGAGCCATTCGTGAAGGTTTTGCAGCGGCACGCTGGCCCGGGCGCTTGCAGTGGATGCGCTGGAGGGGCATGAGGCTGCGGGTGGACGGAGCCCACAATCCACCTGCTGCCATCGAGCTAGCACGAGAGCGCTGCGGTTGGTCATCCGCTGGCAGCCGGCAGATCTGGATCCTGGCGATCCAGGCGCAGAAACAGGCACCGGAGATGCTTCAACAGCTGCTCGGCCCTCTTGATGAGGCCTGGATTGTTCCGGTGCCTGGGCATCGCAGCTGGAGCTTGGGGCAACTGAAGCCAGCGCTGCCGCTGCAGGCCCAACAACTGAAGTCAGCTGAGACTGCTCTGGATGCACTCAATCAGCTGCTTGATCAGGGTTGGCCCGCATCCGCCCCGGTGATCGCAGGATCGCTTTACCTGATCGGCCAGTTAATGGAAAACGGCACATTGGAGGCAGAGTGA
- the miaB gene encoding tRNA (N6-isopentenyl adenosine(37)-C2)-methylthiotransferase MiaB, producing the protein MGRPSALTVTASPSTAQVPGLERGSYWITTFGCQMNKADSERMAGILESMGYREATAELDADLVLYNTCTIRDNAEQKVYSYLGRQARRKRINPHLKLVVAGCVAQQEGESLLRRVPELDLVMGPQHANRLETLLQQVDSGQQVVATEEHHILEDITTARRDSSICGWVNVIYGCNERCTYCVVPSVRGKEQSRLPDAIRLEMEGLAAQGYREITLLGQNIDAYGRDLPGITAEGRRKNTLTDLLYHVHDVEGIERIRFATSHPRYFTRRLIDACADLPKLCEHFHIPFQSGDNDVLQAMARGYTIERYRKIIDYIRERMPEASLSADVIVAFPGETDAQFRRTLQLIEEICFDLVNTAAYSPRPNTPAANWENQLPEDVKVARLQEINALVERCAKERNDRYAGQIEEVLAEGINPKDPTQLMGRTRTNRLTFFSAVGADGRNYQPGDLVQVRINAVRSFSLSGTPVHG; encoded by the coding sequence ATCGGACGGCCCTCCGCCTTGACCGTTACCGCCTCTCCCTCAACCGCTCAAGTGCCAGGCCTGGAGCGGGGCAGTTACTGGATCACCACCTTCGGCTGCCAGATGAACAAGGCTGATTCCGAGAGAATGGCCGGCATCCTGGAGTCGATGGGGTATCGGGAGGCCACGGCCGAGCTGGACGCCGATCTGGTGCTCTACAACACCTGCACGATCCGCGACAACGCGGAGCAAAAGGTCTACAGCTACCTCGGGCGCCAGGCACGCCGGAAACGCATCAACCCCCATCTCAAACTTGTGGTCGCGGGCTGCGTTGCCCAACAGGAAGGTGAATCACTGCTGCGGCGCGTGCCCGAACTGGATCTGGTGATGGGCCCGCAACACGCCAATCGGCTGGAAACCCTGTTGCAGCAAGTTGACAGCGGTCAGCAGGTGGTGGCGACTGAAGAGCACCACATTCTTGAAGACATCACCACCGCGCGCCGCGACAGCAGCATCTGCGGCTGGGTCAACGTGATCTATGGCTGCAACGAACGCTGCACCTACTGCGTTGTGCCCTCCGTGCGTGGCAAGGAACAGTCGCGCCTACCGGATGCGATCAGGCTGGAAATGGAAGGTCTGGCCGCGCAGGGGTACCGGGAAATCACCCTGCTGGGTCAAAACATTGATGCTTATGGCCGCGATCTCCCTGGCATTACTGCCGAAGGACGGCGCAAGAACACACTCACCGACCTGCTTTATCACGTTCATGACGTTGAGGGAATTGAACGGATCCGTTTCGCCACCAGCCATCCCCGTTACTTCACCAGGCGTTTGATTGATGCCTGCGCCGATCTGCCCAAGCTCTGCGAACACTTCCATATCCCCTTCCAGAGCGGAGACAACGACGTGCTGCAGGCCATGGCGCGCGGATACACCATCGAGCGTTATCGCAAGATCATCGACTACATCCGTGAACGCATGCCTGAGGCCTCACTCAGCGCCGATGTGATCGTTGCGTTCCCCGGCGAAACCGACGCCCAGTTCAGACGAACCCTGCAGCTGATCGAGGAGATCTGCTTTGACCTGGTAAACACGGCCGCCTATTCACCACGGCCCAACACCCCAGCTGCGAACTGGGAGAACCAGCTTCCCGAGGACGTGAAGGTGGCACGCCTTCAGGAAATCAATGCCCTGGTGGAGCGCTGCGCCAAGGAGCGCAACGACCGCTATGCCGGCCAGATCGAAGAGGTGCTGGCCGAGGGCATCAATCCCAAGGACCCCACGCAGCTGATGGGACGAACGCGCACGAACCGCCTGACGTTTTTCAGTGCAGTGGGCGCCGATGGCCGGAACTATCAGCCGGGCGACCTGGTTCAGGTTCGGATCAATGCGGTGCGTTCGTTCTCTCTCAGTGGCACTCCCGTGCACGGCTGA
- a CDS encoding D-alanine--D-alanine ligase family protein, with translation MPTSPLRVGVVFGGASGEHDVSIRSASTVIKALGDPSNRERFQVTPLYIDREGRWWPDTIAQRVLQQMAALADDQLPQPLPTRGLRQLPLDPDQIDVWYPVLHGPNGEDGTVQGLFTLMQQPFVGSGVLGSAVGMDKLMMKAAFADAGLSQVAHIEVNAADLNNPEQLERVLIRLEKELGYPCFVKPANLGSSVGISKVRNRDELLAGLRLAAELDPRLVVEQGVKARELECAVLGRTHLKASVVGEVRFDADWYDYETKYTEGRSQTLIPAPLPDAVSQRIQAMAIAACRAVHAYGQARVDVFYDEANGQIWLNEINTLPGFTSQSMYPTLWEASGIPLPQLVAELVATAQE, from the coding sequence ATGCCGACTTCCCCTCTCCGCGTTGGCGTGGTGTTCGGAGGTGCTTCCGGGGAACACGACGTTTCAATCCGGTCGGCCTCAACGGTGATCAAAGCCCTGGGCGACCCCAGCAATCGGGAGAGGTTCCAGGTGACCCCCCTCTACATCGACCGTGAGGGGCGCTGGTGGCCGGACACCATTGCCCAAAGGGTGCTGCAACAGATGGCAGCGCTGGCCGATGACCAGCTGCCTCAACCACTGCCAACACGAGGACTGCGCCAGTTGCCGCTGGATCCCGATCAAATCGATGTCTGGTATCCCGTTTTGCACGGACCCAACGGAGAGGACGGCACGGTGCAAGGTCTGTTCACGCTGATGCAACAACCCTTCGTGGGTTCAGGCGTACTCGGATCCGCCGTGGGCATGGACAAGCTGATGATGAAAGCAGCCTTTGCCGACGCCGGCCTCTCCCAGGTTGCTCACATCGAAGTCAACGCGGCAGACCTCAACAATCCAGAACAGCTGGAGCGTGTGCTGATCAGGCTGGAGAAGGAGCTTGGCTATCCCTGCTTTGTGAAGCCCGCCAACCTCGGCTCATCCGTGGGCATCAGCAAGGTGCGCAATCGCGATGAACTCCTAGCAGGCCTGCGACTGGCAGCGGAACTCGATCCACGCTTGGTGGTGGAACAGGGCGTCAAAGCTAGGGAGCTGGAATGTGCCGTCCTTGGACGTACGCATCTGAAGGCTTCCGTGGTGGGTGAGGTGCGGTTCGACGCCGATTGGTACGACTACGAGACCAAATACACCGAAGGACGCAGTCAAACGCTGATCCCGGCACCCCTGCCCGATGCCGTCAGCCAACGGATTCAGGCCATGGCCATTGCTGCCTGCCGCGCCGTTCACGCCTACGGACAGGCACGTGTGGATGTCTTCTACGACGAAGCGAATGGGCAGATCTGGCTGAATGAGATCAATACACTGCCGGGCTTCACCTCTCAGAGCATGTATCCCACTCTCTGGGAAGCCTCCGGTATTCCTTTGCCACAGCTGGTGGCGGAGCTGGTGGCTACAGCGCAAGAATGA
- a CDS encoding dipeptide epimerase → MGWSLRRFPLTKAVPLAISRGTTSAVERLELCISHNGITGRGETGGLDTGHRSYGLDGIEAELQGALPALNRLDPADRSVVDPLLSSLSPPARCAVDLVLLDWWGQFLQQPIWRLFGLDGRCAVATSVTLGLASVEGVQQRLHRWWTQLPATRIKLKLGSPEGLDHDKALLRAVASMLQTRRQQTGEAHELQVDANGGWTVQQAREMQAELVAADVVLLEQPVAASLDPQEDLQGFAALREHCSMPLVADESCWDLKDLLRLAPHVDGVNLKLLKTGGLTEALLMARVAERLNLDLMVGCYSDSTLLNGAACQLLPLIRWPDLDSHLNLVDDPYLGLPLDQDRLSPPISAGLGISSKAVGSG, encoded by the coding sequence ATGGGCTGGTCTCTGCGTCGGTTTCCGCTCACCAAGGCGGTTCCTCTGGCGATCAGCCGAGGCACCACATCAGCTGTGGAACGGCTTGAACTGTGCATTAGCCATAACGGGATCACCGGTCGGGGTGAAACCGGTGGTTTAGACACCGGTCACCGCTCCTATGGATTGGACGGCATCGAGGCTGAACTCCAGGGTGCGCTGCCCGCTCTCAACAGGCTTGATCCTGCCGATCGAAGCGTTGTTGATCCGCTGCTGAGCAGCCTCTCCCCACCGGCGCGTTGTGCTGTGGATCTCGTGCTCTTGGATTGGTGGGGTCAGTTCTTGCAGCAACCGATCTGGCGATTGTTCGGCCTGGATGGACGCTGCGCTGTGGCCACCAGCGTCACCCTGGGCCTGGCTTCGGTGGAGGGTGTGCAGCAGCGGCTCCATCGCTGGTGGACGCAACTGCCCGCCACCCGTATCAAGCTCAAGCTGGGCAGTCCTGAAGGCCTCGACCATGACAAGGCACTGCTGCGGGCGGTGGCGTCGATGCTTCAAACCCGCAGACAGCAGACCGGCGAGGCCCATGAGCTTCAGGTCGATGCCAATGGTGGCTGGACCGTGCAGCAAGCCAGGGAGATGCAAGCAGAGCTCGTGGCTGCTGATGTAGTTCTGCTGGAGCAGCCTGTCGCTGCAAGCCTCGATCCTCAGGAGGATCTGCAGGGTTTTGCGGCGTTGCGAGAGCACTGCAGCATGCCGCTTGTTGCCGACGAAAGCTGCTGGGATCTGAAGGATCTGCTGCGCTTGGCCCCTCATGTGGATGGGGTCAATCTCAAATTGCTCAAAACCGGTGGATTAACGGAGGCCTTGTTGATGGCCAGAGTCGCTGAGCGATTGAACCTGGATCTGATGGTGGGCTGTTACTCAGACAGCACACTGCTCAATGGAGCGGCATGCCAGCTGTTGCCGTTGATCCGCTGGCCAGACCTCGACAGTCATCTGAATCTTGTGGACGATCCTTATCTCGGGCTTCCGCTTGATCAAGACAGACTGTCTCCCCCGATTTCCGCTGGGTTGGGAATCAGCAGCAAAGCGGTGGGTTCAGGCTGA
- a CDS encoding FAD-binding oxidoreductase encodes MLPDALRTELAAVPGLRLLSQPEELERLSRDAYDYSPVLSQRLAHCRAELVVRPDSVEAVVRVAAACRRHAVPLTLRGSGTGNYGQSVPLESGVVMVMTQLRAVRSIDQVSGVAEVECGCLLKDLNRELAGFGRQLRLMPSTWRSATIGGFIAGGSGGIGSVRWGFLRDPGHLLGLEVVTMEQEPRVLQLDASDAEALNHAYGTNGIITALRLATALHVDWQEVVVDCPDWATAVELARRCSSAAIDLHLCTVLEAAVVELLPKWDLPQRRSDRLLLLVAPDAVSTVQRLAADMGAVLTHLGAESDRQGNGLRELSWNHTTLHLRQRDPDWTYLQMLLPQPEIDCLSTLKQAWGDDLLWHLEAVRQQGVQRLASLPLVRWRGVEALERLMQECRDLGALIFNPHVLTVEGGGLGVVDGDQVATKHRYDPAGLLNPGKLGGFSS; translated from the coding sequence ATGCTTCCTGATGCCCTGCGAACTGAGCTGGCAGCAGTCCCTGGCCTCAGGTTGTTGTCGCAGCCGGAGGAACTGGAACGGTTGTCTCGTGATGCCTACGACTACTCGCCGGTGCTGTCGCAGCGGTTGGCTCACTGCCGTGCAGAGCTTGTGGTGAGGCCGGACAGCGTGGAGGCGGTTGTTCGCGTGGCGGCAGCCTGCCGGCGTCATGCCGTACCTCTGACCCTGCGTGGATCAGGCACGGGCAATTACGGCCAGTCCGTGCCGCTGGAATCTGGGGTGGTGATGGTGATGACCCAGCTCAGGGCCGTGCGCTCCATTGATCAGGTCAGCGGCGTTGCCGAGGTTGAGTGCGGATGCCTGCTGAAAGATCTCAACCGGGAGCTGGCCGGTTTTGGCCGGCAGTTACGTCTGATGCCAAGCACCTGGCGCAGCGCCACGATCGGTGGATTCATTGCCGGTGGTTCCGGTGGAATCGGCTCCGTGCGCTGGGGCTTTCTTCGCGATCCGGGGCACCTGCTCGGACTGGAAGTGGTAACCATGGAGCAGGAGCCGCGGGTCCTTCAGCTCGATGCCAGCGATGCCGAGGCGTTGAACCATGCCTACGGCACCAATGGCATCATCACGGCACTGCGGTTGGCCACGGCACTGCATGTTGATTGGCAGGAAGTGGTTGTGGATTGTCCCGACTGGGCGACGGCAGTGGAGCTGGCAAGACGTTGCAGTTCAGCAGCGATTGACCTGCATCTCTGCACCGTTCTTGAGGCAGCGGTGGTTGAGTTGCTGCCGAAGTGGGATCTGCCTCAGCGCCGTTCTGATCGCTTATTGCTGCTGGTGGCTCCCGATGCGGTGAGCACGGTTCAGCGGCTGGCGGCAGATATGGGGGCTGTTCTGACCCATCTCGGGGCGGAGTCCGACCGCCAAGGCAATGGTCTGCGAGAGCTGAGCTGGAATCACACGACGCTGCACCTGCGCCAGCGCGATCCTGACTGGACCTACCTACAGATGCTGCTGCCCCAACCGGAGATCGACTGTTTGAGCACACTCAAGCAGGCCTGGGGTGATGATCTGCTCTGGCATCTGGAGGCTGTCAGGCAGCAGGGCGTTCAGCGGCTTGCATCACTTCCACTGGTGCGCTGGCGCGGCGTTGAAGCACTGGAGCGATTGATGCAGGAGTGTCGAGATCTTGGCGCACTGATCTTCAATCCGCATGTGCTCACCGTGGAAGGTGGTGGCCTTGGTGTGGTGGATGGGGATCAGGTGGCCACCAAGCACCGTTACGACCCAGCCGGACTGCTCAATCCGGGAAAACTTGGGGGGTTCAGCAGTTGA